CAACTTGTTCGAGCGATTCGCCCTCGGAAATGGAAGCCGTCCAGATCGACCATCCGGGGTGCTCCAACCTGATTTCTTGCGTCGTTCTTTCCTACATAGATTTCATCGTCCCATTCGAGCAAGTCTTCGGTCGCGTTCGCCTCGTCCTCATAACTGGCCAGCCTGCAGGTTTCGTGTGCTCGCCGCAGCGGGCTGCAGAGCACCAAGGCGAACCGGCAACCAGCGAGAGAACGGCCCAGCTCGACAGCCTGCCGTCGTTGAAAGTTCCTTCTTCCCCATGCAATCGGCTTCTTCTGTCCTGCTATACCGATACCCCAACCCATCGGACACCGAACGCTATCTCGTTGCATCATTCCACTTCGATTGTGACGGTCGCTTTGGCACCCAGAGCGTTATGATCGTGGCTCGCCGCCACAAGTTTAATTTCGTGCGAGCCACGCGTGAGCCCCTTGACCACGCCTTTAAACCCTTTCTGATACTCCCCATCCACATAACAATGAATGTGGGTGGCTTCAGTACCCTTCGACAACGCATACCGCACTTCGACGGAATCCCCCTTTATCACTGCGCCCTGCACCGGACTCATGATTGCGAGCTGACTGCCACTCCTATCCACTGCCCAGCCAACGAAACCATCTCCCAATGACAACAGGACGGCCACCGCCAATACCACAATGACATGAATCATTACGCACCTCTTTGAACAAATACTAATATCGAACGCATGTCCAAAGATTACATCACGACTTCCAAAAGTCGATGACCACCCCGATTATTCTCACTCACTTGCAATACCACATCTTGACCGACTTTCAGCTTTTGGGAACCTGCCATGCAAACGTCATCATTCCGCCTGAGGTTTTCACGTGGACAAGGCCGGAGCCGTGCATCCGTCTCAAGCATGTGTGCGGCTGTAGACAACTACACCATAGGCTCCATCTTGCACATGCTCTCCGATCACGAGCATCGTACAGTCCACAAATACGCAAATGAAATCTACCGTCACAATCACATCACTCATGACCCAAAGAAGCCATATCGATCGAGAAGCGGTATTTCACATCTGATTTGAGCAGCCGGTCGTATGCTTCGTTGACCATCTGGATAGGTATGACTTCGACATCGGCAGTGATGTTATGTCTGCCACAAAAATCGAGCATTTCTTGCGTTTCAGCAATTCCCCCGATCGGTGAACCAGAGAGACTTCGGCGTCGGAAGATGAGCCCGAAGGCGGCCACGGGGAGCGGACGTTCCGGTGCGCCAACAAGAGTGATATTTCCATCGCGACCCAGAAGATTGAGATACGGATTGATGTCATGATCGGCAGAGACCGCATCCATGATGAAATCAAAGCTTCCGGCACACTTTTGCATCGCCGCAGCGTCGCGAGAGACCACTACTTCGTTGGCGCCGAGACGGAGGGCGTCTTCTTTTTTGTTGGGTGAGGTCGTGAAGACGACCACATGGGCTTCCAGCGCACGTGAAACTTTACTCCCATATGGCCTAGTCCCCCTAACCCGACCACTCCAACCTTTTTTCCTTTGGCGACATTCCAGTGACGCATGGGGGAATAGGTTGTGATCCCAGCACAAAGCAGTGGTGCGACTCCTGCCAGGGTGAGGTGTGAGGGAACTCGCAGAACAAAGCGTTCATCGACTACGATGCTGTCGGAGTAGCCACCGTAGGTGACGCCCCCGAGGTGCTTATCCGGAGAATTATAGGTGAGCGTCATGTTGGGACAGAACTGCTCAAGTCCGGCTTGGCACTCGCTGCAGGTGCGATCGGAATCGACCAGACAGCCAACCGCGGCAAGGTCTCCTGACTTGAACTTTTGACAGCAGTCCCGACTCTTTGTTTACTCGACCAACAATCTCATGGCCCGGCACACAAGGGTAACCGGTCGGCATGGCGCTCTTCCATTCATTGCGAACTTGGTGGAGATCGGAATGGCAGATGCCACAAAAGAGGATGTCGATTTGTACGTCATGTTCAGTCAGCTCACGCCTTGGGATGGTGCTAGACTTCAGTGACGATGTTGCAGTTGCGGCGGAGTATGCTTTCGCATTGTACATAGCTCTATCCTCCCGATGCAAATCTGTCAGCAAATGGCCTATACTCTTCTGCCGACAACTGTGCAGATCTTCTACAGCAGCTTCCTCTCTATTTCATGTCGTATGCACCTATAGCCCCCATGTTTTAGCCAATTATCTTCATTCTTGGGGCCTCCTGCTCTGACGCTGATTGCAGCTCCGTTGAACTGCCCATCCTCGATCCCCAATGCTTCTTGATCCGTGTGTAGATTTTGCGCTCTATCCTCAGGCAATCAGCCACCACCTTGCGCTTCTCACGGTTGGACTACCGAGATCAGGTAAAAACGACGAGTCGTCTCGATCGGCAATTCCGCCTTGCGCAGACTCTGCTGCGCGATCAGCACGTCCAGATATCTCACGAGTCTGAGGAGTCCTGTGAGAGAGAGTTCTGGAAAGCGATCGGGGCTTGGCAGCTCCAATTCCTGGTAGCCACCGCCGCCATATGCCCCTCGGGCTGGGAAATATCCGGACGGCGATGAAGTCATTTTCGCAAAGCCAATTACGAGTCGCCCTTAACCTTAATCATGTACGTGTAGAAACATGATCATGTTTGAGAACAGATGGAGGGTAACCTAGCGAAAACCCTTGTTTGCGAGAGACGGGTGGAGGGAATGCGAAGAGGTTAATATACCTACTGCTATCAGTCGCTTCCTTGAAGCTAATTTATTTCCGTGAAGAACAAACAAACTGGTCGAGGTCATATGGCTGGACTATGGCAGCGTGAGGATACGGCCCCTTCAATCTTATGATTGTCTGAAAAGCTAAGTCATATCGCCCTCTCTCGCGCGCTTCTGCAAAGGGATTAGAGCGGCAACGGCTTAATCGGCGACAGAACTGCCGCCGGATTGTTCTTCCATATCGACTCGTCTGCATCGACATAGATCTCGACTTCATTCCCGTCCGGATCGCGAAGATAGAGGCTTTGGCTTACGGTGTGATCGCTCATGCCGTCGATCAGTATCCCTGCTTGTTCCAACTCTTGCTTAGCCTGACGTAGCTCGTCAAGACTGTCGCCGATCTTGATCCCGATATGATAGAGCCCACATCGTCTCCCAACCGGAGGTCCCGGCGCATCACCGACTTGGATTAACAGCAATTCGTGATGCGTCCGGCCGGATGTCAGTGCGGCCGCTGCCCCGTTGAAGATTCGCCCGACTTCCTTGAACCCCAGCAGGTCTCGGTAGAAGCCGAGCGATCGCTCAAGGTCCTTCACATAAAAGACGACATGACCAAGGTAATGGGCTTTCATCTGGTTCGCCCTTTGTGAGGAACAGACTGCTTGAGCAATGCTCTGACCTCCGCGTGCGCCAACACCACATCCGGGCTTCGTTGCAGCGCATCGTGGTACTGCCTACCGAATCCCTCTCCTTCCTCCGTCGGAGTCAGAAGCGCCTGCACGGAAGTCAGCACCGCTGGGATTCCCTCACGGGATGATGGATCATCTGATTCGCTCAATTCATCCAACTTGGCGATCTGTTGGGACAGCGGACGTAACCAGGCAAACCAGGCATCGTTCAACACCAGCTGCAAGAATGCTCCATTGGATGGGATACGTCCATGCACACGTTCATAGGCCACCCGCTCGTCGTCCAGTACGGCTTTATGCAGACGGAGCAGCCCCTTAAAAATATTATCCAGAGTACTATCCCGACTTCCCCGCTCTTGCATCAAATGCCCTTGAGAACATCCAACAGCCTATGGCTTCTTGCCCGCATCGTAATAAAACCGCTCATGAACGATCTTGCCGTTGTTCCATCTCGATACCACGACCTGCTCCATATGCACCGCCTGGCCGCTGGTGGCGATAAAGTCCAGACTGCATTCGTAGAATGTCACGTTGTCGCCTACGGCTGAGGCCGTCACATTGAACCCTCTCCACTCTTTTACACCACTCATGAACTGCTTTTCGCGCTCAATGTTGGCGGCCTGACCGACGGTCGGGGGGTTGGCATTCTCTTGCATGGCCGCGTCTTTGTCATAAAACTCGGTCATCGCTTCAATAATTTTTCCCTGACGGATGTAGTCGAATAACTCGTTCAACCGCTGTTGCACATTCGTCGTGCCCATGATCATTTCTCCTTTTGAGGTTTACCGGCGAATGTTATTCCGGCCTTCTGCACTTCCTGATAGGGGAGCAGCCAGACCAACGATTCATCGCTCAGGTCGCCGACCTGAATGCGATTCCCCCACGGGTCGCGAAAGTCGCAGCGAAAACCAGGGTGGAGTTTCAACTTGTACTTCTGCGTCAGCTTTTTGCGTACCTCTTGAATCTGCTTCGCATCACGGACCATGAGTCCAAAATGCTTCGTACGATCAGGCTGGAGCCTCTCCACCTCAAAGATCGCCATGAACTGATGTTCGCCCAGCTTGCACCAGGCAGCGCCTTCCCCGCCACGCAACATCTTCAACCCGAACACGTCCTGATAAAACTTCACCGCCTTCTTGGCATCTGTGACCTCGATCACGATATGATTGCATCCATAGACGTGAACGGCCATTACCCACCTCCCTTTCCAGCCATGGTGTCGCCTGTGAGCTGTTGAAACACAACCACAAACTGCTCCGGCGGTTGTGCTCCGGAAAGCGCGGACGTCCCGTTGAAGACAAAATAGGGAACGCCTCGAATACCCAGACGATGGCCTGCGGCTTCCTCTGCCTTCACTGCTTCAACACCTTCAGTACCAGTCAGAAACGTTTCGGTCGCGGTTTGATCGAGCCCTGCCTGAGCCGCGACGAGAGAGAGCGTCTCGAGACTCCCGATATCTCCACCCTCGACGAAATAACGGCGAAAGAGTCGTTCAACCAGCTCATCCTGCTTCCCCTGATACCCTGCCCACCAGATGAGGCGATGTGCGGCAAATGTATGGGGCGTCCGTGCAATTCGATCGAAGGCGAACGGAATGTGTTCGGCAGCT
The window above is part of the Nitrospira sp. genome. Proteins encoded here:
- a CDS encoding histidine phosphatase family protein, whose protein sequence is MMQRDSVRCPMGWGIGIAGQKKPIAWGRRNFQRRQAVELGRSLAGCRFALVLCSPLRRAHETCRLASYEDEANATEDLLEWDDEIYVGKNDARNQVGAPRMVDLDGFHFRGRIARTS
- a CDS encoding VOC family protein; this encodes MKAHYLGHVVFYVKDLERSLGFYRDLLGFKEVGRIFNGAAAALTSGRTHHELLLIQVGDAPGPPVGRRCGLYHIGIKIGDSLDELRQAKQELEQAGILIDGMSDHTVSQSLYLRDPDGNEVEIYVDADESIWKNNPAAVLSPIKPLPL
- a CDS encoding nuclear transport factor 2 family protein, translated to MGTTNVQQRLNELFDYIRQGKIIEAMTEFYDKDAAMQENANPPTVGQAANIEREKQFMSGVKEWRGFNVTASAVGDNVTFYECSLDFIATSGQAVHMEQVVVSRWNNGKIVHERFYYDAGKKP
- a CDS encoding VOC family protein yields the protein MAVHVYGCNHIVIEVTDAKKAVKFYQDVFGLKMLRGGEGAAWCKLGEHQFMAIFEVERLQPDRTKHFGLMVRDAKQIQEVRKKLTQKYKLKLHPGFRCDFRDPWGNRIQVGDLSDESLVWLLPYQEVQKAGITFAGKPQKEK
- a CDS encoding DsbA family oxidoreductase, which translates into the protein MTGQGTVIRIDVYSDVICPWCYVGKRRLERALQQVGDAITTRVVWRPFQLNPTMPNSGMDRRQYLDTKFGGPEAARAIYDQVAAAGAAEHIPFAFDRIARTPHTFAAHRLIWWAGYQGKQDELVERLFRRYFVEGGDIGSLETLSLVAAQAGLDQTATETFLTGTEGVEAVKAEEAAGHRLGIRGVPYFVFNGTSALSGAQPPEQFVVVFQQLTGDTMAGKGGG